One Nostoc sp. UHCC 0302 DNA window includes the following coding sequences:
- a CDS encoding glycosyltransferase family 10, protein MTIKTVGMISSYGGLEERADWLWQQTQNQFGIWGNMQMLATANQPDFLLMYQFDFPQESPKNSWLYQFRKQQNKSTANIDSLLRGVDKKQIIYLLREPPLDEIVGITQHNYQQAQQYCGYVSGPDDFAPTPDYMPAIWYHSNSFQDLNEMPCPQKVAPCSWITSGVSRTVNHRQRLNFLQSLQSSSIKFDLYGRNLPAWAKTSGELGNKWYGMAPYYYNLSIENYADNNWYVSEKLWDALLAWCLPIYYGGPAADRLLPPGSFLRLPSLDEKGIAYIQEVTATPDAWYAAKDAIAEARQIILHKLNLLNWLSNFVDQHS, encoded by the coding sequence ATGACTATAAAAACTGTAGGTATGATTAGCAGCTATGGAGGACTTGAAGAAAGAGCCGATTGGCTGTGGCAACAGACTCAAAATCAATTTGGTATTTGGGGCAATATGCAAATGTTAGCAACAGCCAATCAACCAGATTTTCTGCTGATGTATCAGTTTGATTTTCCTCAAGAATCGCCAAAAAACTCTTGGTTATATCAGTTTCGCAAACAGCAGAATAAATCAACAGCAAATATCGATTCTTTACTTCGTGGTGTTGATAAAAAACAGATTATTTATTTACTAAGAGAACCGCCTTTAGACGAAATTGTCGGCATCACTCAACATAATTATCAACAAGCCCAGCAGTATTGTGGGTACGTTTCTGGGCCTGATGATTTTGCTCCCACTCCTGATTATATGCCTGCTATTTGGTATCACTCAAATTCCTTTCAGGATTTAAACGAAATGCCATGTCCTCAAAAGGTTGCCCCATGTAGCTGGATTACTTCTGGAGTTAGCCGCACCGTTAACCATCGTCAACGGTTGAATTTTTTACAATCCTTACAATCTAGCAGCATTAAGTTTGATTTGTATGGACGCAATTTACCTGCATGGGCGAAAACTTCGGGAGAATTAGGTAATAAGTGGTATGGGATGGCTCCCTATTATTACAATCTGTCGATTGAAAACTATGCTGATAATAATTGGTATGTAAGTGAGAAACTTTGGGATGCACTGCTTGCTTGGTGTTTGCCAATTTATTATGGTGGGCCAGCTGCTGATAGATTATTGCCACCTGGGAGTTTTTTAAGATTGCCTAGCTTAGATGAAAAAGGCATCGCTTACATCCAAGAAGTGACAGCTACTCCTGATGCTTGGTATGCTGCCAAAGATGCGATCGCAGAAGCGCGTCAGATCATCTTACACAAGTTAAATCTACTAAACTGGTTATCAAACTTTGTTGATCAACACTCATAA
- a CDS encoding Npun_R2821/Npun_R2822 family protein translates to MNGICTLANDYVFDQLVALLNSIDVILGSQTPVCIYPFDDQTQRITNEIAKRPNVFIYDDQESINRWDQFMLAAAPERLNRSKHRLYGAHRRFCAFDAPFDKFIYLDADTVVMNSLASVFEKLDNYDFIVYDFQFKDVSKIYNINSPKLLDIFEQKRIDTEIFCSGFYGAKRGIFNTERRDWLISRLQSGETEILYDGAGEQPLLNYMVMRSNLAIYNFAQELPDSEKTGCSATSKHFEEREHILYDKGNRLTYLHYIGVPPHINQAVCAGENIEFPYRDLFLYYRYIHEPDKRPVFKKPPQRYDAPPPNMLTKALRKLKLINQG, encoded by the coding sequence ATGAATGGTATTTGTACTCTTGCTAATGATTATGTTTTCGATCAACTGGTAGCTTTGCTCAACAGTATTGATGTTATCTTAGGTTCACAAACTCCTGTCTGCATCTATCCTTTTGATGACCAGACACAGCGTATTACTAATGAAATAGCTAAGCGCCCGAATGTATTTATTTACGACGATCAAGAATCAATCAATCGCTGGGATCAATTTATGCTGGCAGCAGCCCCAGAACGATTAAATCGTAGTAAACACCGTCTTTATGGCGCTCATCGACGTTTTTGCGCCTTTGATGCTCCCTTCGATAAATTTATCTATTTAGATGCAGACACAGTGGTTATGAACTCACTTGCATCAGTATTTGAAAAATTAGACAATTATGATTTTATTGTCTACGATTTTCAATTTAAAGATGTTAGCAAAATATATAATATAAACTCTCCTAAATTATTAGATATTTTCGAGCAAAAACGTATTGATACAGAAATATTTTGTTCAGGTTTCTATGGAGCAAAACGAGGAATTTTTAACACAGAGCGAAGAGATTGGTTGATATCTCGTTTGCAAAGTGGTGAGACGGAAATTTTGTATGATGGTGCTGGTGAACAACCGTTGCTTAATTACATGGTAATGAGGTCTAATCTTGCTATTTATAACTTTGCTCAGGAATTACCAGATAGTGAAAAAACAGGTTGTTCCGCAACTTCAAAGCACTTCGAGGAGCGAGAACATATTCTCTATGATAAAGGTAATCGGCTAACTTATCTCCATTACATTGGTGTTCCTCCTCATATCAACCAAGCAGTATGTGCTGGAGAAAATATTGAGTTTCCTTATCGAGATTTATTTCTCTACTACCGTTATATTCATGAACCTGATAAGAGACCAGTCTTTAAAAAACCTCCTCAGCGTTATGATGCTCCTCCACCAAATATGCTCACCAAAGCTCTGCGAAAATTAAAGTTAATTAACCAAGGATAA
- a CDS encoding Npun_R2821/Npun_R2822 family protein, whose protein sequence is MSRGIYIVANDHVIDNAIALLNSIRFYDPEVTVYLIPFNDNYQKVANQLATLHNVQIFPELELINKFTNRIGEIFDRDFLALPNKMRKLVAWFGPLDEFIYIDTDIVVFEKIAGNLDKLSEIDFFCCDYHYANDQLRNIFSPLVKEQQIFTDVQLKDVFNSGFWASRKGAITEQQMDETLRECAMHREYFDFSEGVTDQPILNYLVLKLIAKRGNLVKIPGGGPGSWAGSRNFQQQDYALYDRGQRLKYLHWAGTRIKTGSPYWQLWEHYRYLHEGKFAFIPKLTRRLFPFVAART, encoded by the coding sequence ATGAGCCGAGGAATTTATATAGTTGCTAATGATCACGTTATCGATAATGCGATCGCTTTGCTCAATAGCATTCGTTTTTATGATCCAGAAGTTACAGTTTATCTGATACCATTTAACGACAATTATCAAAAAGTAGCAAATCAACTTGCCACATTACACAATGTACAAATTTTTCCAGAACTAGAACTTATTAATAAATTTACTAACCGTATTGGGGAGATTTTTGATAGAGATTTCTTAGCCTTACCCAATAAAATGCGTAAGCTGGTGGCTTGGTTTGGCCCTTTAGATGAGTTTATTTATATTGATACTGATATTGTTGTTTTTGAAAAAATTGCCGGCAATTTAGATAAACTCTCAGAAATTGATTTTTTCTGTTGCGATTATCATTATGCAAATGATCAGTTGCGAAATATCTTTTCTCCACTAGTGAAAGAGCAGCAAATTTTTACAGATGTACAACTTAAAGATGTTTTCAACAGCGGTTTTTGGGCTTCTAGAAAAGGAGCTATTACGGAGCAACAGATGGATGAAACTTTGCGTGAGTGTGCTATGCATCGCGAATATTTCGATTTTTCTGAAGGAGTAACAGACCAACCTATCCTGAATTATCTTGTTCTGAAATTAATTGCTAAACGTGGCAATCTTGTCAAAATTCCTGGGGGAGGGCCTGGTAGTTGGGCAGGTTCACGAAATTTTCAACAGCAAGATTACGCTCTTTATGACCGAGGACAGCGACTCAAATATCTACACTGGGCTGGCACACGGATTAAAACTGGTAGTCCCTATTGGCAATTGTGGGAACACTATCGTTATCTCCATGAAGGTAAATTTGCCTTTATCCCAAAATTGACTCGCCGCTTGTTTCCTTTTGTGGCTGCCCGCACATAA
- a CDS encoding Npun_R2821/Npun_R2822 family protein, with product MMTNGIYILANDVVYDQLIALLNSIEVNAGRKIPICIIPYNDRLDKVRAEIASRDNVTLFEDTDSIAYWDNFATQVWKNYPRAQKNWREWGFSELYELPMHRKFCALDGPFDKFIYFDADTLLMGEIDYIYEKLDSHDWVVNDFQYKSDLKYIFDGSPELIQQVFPEENLQSKIFCAGWFATKKHIFSQEFLGNIFEKLNTGEVDAMAFVAPDQSLFNYLVLRSRISYYNFAYHGGQKATGNHWSSNFDVIDNVLYDQGRRLTYLHYMSISSSSFTKLCAAEDVSIPYRDVFLHYRYLKSPEQRPQSFNHQNPLMRLQKSTTSFINQKVNNIKLNYRNFKDKISR from the coding sequence ATGATGACCAATGGCATTTACATCCTAGCCAATGATGTAGTCTATGACCAATTAATTGCATTACTCAATAGTATAGAAGTTAATGCTGGGAGGAAAATTCCGATTTGTATAATTCCCTATAATGATCGGCTAGACAAAGTGCGAGCAGAGATTGCATCTAGAGATAATGTCACTTTATTTGAAGACACTGATTCCATAGCCTATTGGGATAATTTTGCCACTCAGGTATGGAAAAATTATCCCAGAGCGCAAAAAAATTGGCGAGAGTGGGGCTTTTCGGAACTTTATGAGTTACCAATGCACCGCAAATTTTGTGCTTTGGATGGCCCCTTTGATAAATTTATTTATTTTGATGCAGATACACTATTAATGGGGGAAATAGATTATATATATGAAAAGTTAGATAGTCATGATTGGGTAGTCAATGATTTTCAGTATAAGTCTGATTTAAAATATATTTTTGATGGTTCGCCAGAGCTTATACAACAAGTTTTTCCAGAAGAAAACTTGCAATCTAAAATATTTTGTGCTGGGTGGTTTGCTACTAAAAAACATATTTTTTCTCAAGAGTTTTTAGGAAATATTTTTGAGAAGTTAAACACTGGTGAAGTTGATGCAATGGCTTTTGTTGCACCTGATCAATCTTTATTTAACTACTTAGTACTAAGGAGTAGAATTTCATATTATAACTTTGCTTATCATGGAGGACAAAAAGCAACTGGTAATCATTGGAGTTCTAATTTTGACGTAATAGATAATGTTCTTTATGACCAAGGACGGCGGCTGACATATCTACACTATATGAGTATTAGTTCATCAAGCTTTACTAAACTTTGCGCTGCTGAAGATGTTAGTATTCCATACCGAGATGTGTTTTTGCATTATCGTTATTTAAAGTCACCAGAACAAAGACCTCAAAGCTTTAATCATCAGAATCCCCTAATGCGTCTACAAAAGTCTACGACAAGTTTTATCAACCAAAAAGTCAATAATATTAAGCTTAACTATCGCAATTTTAAAGATAAAATTAGTAGATAA
- a CDS encoding methyltransferase domain-containing protein, whose translation MPTYLAAENAVTQAVSNANFLEANIYALPFPDNSFDAIFSHALFEHLQEPVKALQELSRVLKPGGIIGLRSPDWGGFLITPTTPELEKVMSYYKWIQQQNSGNLYVGRELRALLRKAGFTNINASASYECYEPLSLITEYLALRIETSQNIEQAVEKGWTDEQTITAMSRALRELSQHPDGFFAQAWCEVVGQKV comes from the coding sequence GTGCCTACCTACTTAGCTGCGGAAAATGCTGTAACTCAAGCTGTGAGCAATGCTAATTTTCTGGAGGCTAATATTTATGCTCTACCTTTTCCAGATAACTCGTTTGACGCTATCTTTTCTCATGCGCTATTTGAACATCTTCAGGAACCTGTGAAGGCATTACAAGAACTGTCAAGAGTTTTGAAACCAGGAGGAATTATTGGTCTTCGTAGTCCTGACTGGGGTGGATTTTTGATTACACCTACCACACCAGAACTAGAAAAGGTAATGTCCTATTACAAGTGGATTCAACAGCAGAATTCTGGTAATCTTTACGTGGGTAGAGAGTTACGAGCATTGTTAAGAAAAGCTGGGTTTACTAATATCAATGCTTCAGCTTCTTATGAATGCTATGAACCGTTGAGTTTGATTACAGAATATTTAGCACTGCGAATTGAGACTTCACAAAATATTGAGCAAGCTGTTGAAAAAGGTTGGACTGATGAGCAGACAATTACAGCTATGAGTCGCGCTTTACGAGAATTGAGTCAGCATCCAGATGGGTTTTTTGCACAAGCTTGGTGCGAAGTTGTAGGGCAAAAAGTATGA
- a CDS encoding amino acid ABC transporter ATP-binding protein produces MTEQTPIIIAEDVHKWYGKFHALQGVSLQVNRGEVVVLMGPSGSGKSTFIRTFNALEEYQQGRIIIDGITLSYDLRNIEAIRREVGMVFQQFNLFPHLTVLQNISLAPIWVRRFSKIKAEELAIQLLERVGILEQAQKYPGQLSGGQQQRVAIARALAMQPKIMLFDEPTSALDPEMVREVLDVMRGLARDGMTMVVVTHEVGFAREVADRVILMDSGSLVESATPSAFFSNPKEERTRKFLSQIL; encoded by the coding sequence ATGACAGAACAAACACCAATAATTATTGCTGAAGATGTTCACAAGTGGTATGGAAAATTCCACGCTCTTCAAGGTGTGAGCTTACAAGTAAATCGTGGAGAAGTAGTAGTCTTAATGGGGCCTTCTGGTTCAGGAAAATCTACATTTATCCGCACATTTAATGCTTTAGAAGAATATCAACAAGGAAGGATAATTATTGATGGTATTACTCTGAGTTATGACTTGCGGAATATTGAGGCAATTCGGCGAGAAGTAGGAATGGTATTTCAGCAGTTCAATTTATTTCCCCATTTGACAGTACTGCAAAATATCTCTTTGGCTCCAATTTGGGTGCGTCGTTTCTCAAAAATCAAAGCTGAAGAATTAGCAATACAATTACTAGAAAGAGTGGGAATTTTAGAACAAGCACAAAAATATCCAGGACAGTTGTCTGGGGGACAACAGCAACGGGTAGCGATCGCACGTGCTTTAGCTATGCAACCCAAAATTATGCTGTTTGACGAACCCACCTCAGCCTTAGATCCAGAAATGGTAAGAGAAGTTTTGGATGTAATGCGAGGTCTTGCCCGTGATGGTATGACAATGGTAGTCGTCACCCACGAAGTCGGATTCGCTCGTGAAGTCGCCGACCGAGTTATTCTCATGGATAGTGGTTCTCTTGTGGAATCAGCCACCCCTAGCGCCTTTTTTAGCAATCCCAAAGAAGAAAGAACACGCAAGTTTCTATCGCAAATTCTTTAG